The DNA sequence CTGGCCTGGTTTATCAGAAATTTTCTATCATAGCTAATATAGGGTCCTCTAATCTTTGGAATCAGACAATAAGAACACTTCCTAGAACAGCCATCTGCAATTTTAAGATATTCAAAGGGTCTTTCTTTAAAAAATATTCTTTTATTGTCATCCAAACACGCTTCATTATCAAAATTTGAATACAGTTTGTTGTTATCAAGGTATTTAAAAATATCTTCATTGAACGATCTACCGGGTTCCAGAAATGCATCTGCCTCAGGAAAAAGCTCTATTAGTGAGTCTTTATATAGCGACACAATACAGCCGCCTACAATAACCTTGTATTTTAATTCATTTTTATTTAAAACAAAATCCAATATTGTAGATATTGCTTCTTGTTTGGCCTTTTTAATAAAAGAACAAGTATTGATAAAAACATAGTCAGCGACATTTAGGTCAAAAGTGACAGCACAGCCCAATTCCTCAAACTTCGCCAAGGTATATTGCAAGTCTACTTCATTTTTTGGACATCCAAGAGAAACTGGAAAAATATATCTTGCTTTATTCATTCGTTAAGTTCTACGACTTCACCAACATTGCCAGCCTTAACCCAGCTAATGCCATCCTTTGAAATCTCTACACCCCCTGCATTGCCCAACTTTATATCAAGAGTATCATTGGTTTGAAAAGTCTTCTCTTCCCCTGGATTTATAACTCCCTCAAATAGCACCTTGTCCTTATCTTTAACAAGAACCCAGGACTTTCCTATAAATTTCAAATAAATAGTTTTCTGGCTATTAGCTTGAGGCACTACATTAGTGGGTTTTTCTTGCGTGACAACTCCAGCAGGCGCTTTGTTCACAACTACATTTTTTTGAACAATCTTGTGATAGATAAAGAAAACAGAAAGAGATACTATAATCAGAACAATTAGAGTAGCTATGACATATTTAATAGACTTGATATTTCTTTCTTTTAAAATTTTCTCCCTTTTTTCATTAGATACGACAATCTTTTCGACAGGAGGGTGATCCTTTTTCTCAAGAAAAAAGTCGTCAA is a window from the Thermodesulfobium sp. 4217-1 genome containing:
- a CDS encoding RodZ domain-containing protein, producing MDNHSQFPELLKSLRSEKGLSIDDLAEQSKIFSYYLKIFEEGKKESFPPYSICKGYIKAIARELDTEPTLLLKAFDDFFLEKKDHPPVEKIVVSNEKREKILKERNIKSIKYVIATLIVLIIVSLSVFFIYHKIVQKNVVVNKAPAGVVTQEKPTNVVPQANSQKTIYLKFIGKSWVLVKDKDKVLFEGVINPGEEKTFQTNDTLDIKLGNAGGVEISKDGISWVKAGNVGEVVELNE